One stretch of Pseudomonas azotoformans DNA includes these proteins:
- a CDS encoding alkaline phosphatase family protein — MKHNVILVVLDGLNFEVARHAMGHLQAYVGAGRAALYKLECELPALSRPLYECILTGVPPIQSGIVHNNVSRLSNQRSIFHYATDAGLTTAAAAYHWVSELYNRTPFLAARDRHTDDPALAIQHGHFYWNDHYPDSHLFADAESLRLKHAPNFLVVHPMNIDDAGHKHGLDTPQYRNSARSADIILADYLQGWLDAGYQVLVTADHGMNNDRSHNGLLPEEREVPLFVLGDAFSLNPNAMPKQTDLCGTVCELLGVPHDKPVCRELLK, encoded by the coding sequence ATGAAGCACAATGTCATCCTTGTCGTGCTCGACGGCCTCAACTTCGAGGTTGCGAGGCACGCCATGGGGCACTTGCAGGCCTATGTCGGCGCAGGACGCGCAGCCCTGTACAAACTGGAATGTGAACTGCCCGCCCTGTCCCGCCCGCTGTATGAATGCATCCTCACCGGCGTGCCACCGATCCAGAGCGGTATCGTCCACAACAACGTCTCGCGCCTGTCCAACCAGCGCAGCATTTTCCATTACGCCACCGACGCCGGCCTGACCACGGCAGCGGCGGCCTATCACTGGGTCAGCGAGTTGTATAACCGCACGCCCTTTCTCGCCGCCCGCGACCGTCATACCGACGACCCGGCGCTGGCGATCCAGCATGGGCATTTCTACTGGAATGACCACTACCCGGACTCCCACCTGTTCGCCGACGCCGAAAGCCTGCGCCTCAAGCACGCGCCGAACTTCCTGGTGGTGCATCCGATGAACATCGACGATGCCGGCCACAAGCACGGCCTCGACACCCCGCAATACCGCAACAGCGCACGCTCGGCCGACATCATCCTGGCCGATTACCTGCAGGGCTGGCTTGATGCCGGCTACCAAGTGTTGGTGACTGCCGACCACGGCATGAACAACGACCGTTCCCACAACGGCCTGTTGCCGGAAGAGCGCGAAGTGCCGTTGTTTGTCCTCGGCGATGCCTTCAGCCTGAACCCCAACGCCATGCCGAAACAGACCGACCTCTGCGGCACCGTCTGTGAGCTGCTGGGCGTACCCCACGACAAACCTGTATGCCGGGAGCTGTTGAAATGA
- a CDS encoding ABC transporter substrate-binding protein, producing the protein MKQLFLASLLGSTIAMCTAAMAADTDLKTLEAAAKAEGAVNSVGMPDDWANWKGTWEDLAKTYGLKHIDTDMSSAQEIAKFKAEKDNASADIGDVGAAFGPIAVKQDVTQPYKPSTWAQVPDWAKDKDGHWALAYTGTIAFIVNKKLLHGSEVPTSWADLQKGKYKVSIGDVSTAAQAANGVLAAAIANKGDEKNIAPGLQFFTKIAQQGRLSLSNPTIATMEKGEVEVGVVWDFNGLSYKAKMANPDDYVVLIPSDGSVKSGYTTIINKYAKHPNAAKLTREYIFSDAGQLNLAKGNARPIRAETDLKLPADIAKNLIPGEQYTKANPQPIKDADAWEATSKKLPQLWNEQVIVEMK; encoded by the coding sequence ATGAAACAGCTTTTCCTGGCATCACTGTTAGGCTCGACCATTGCCATGTGCACCGCCGCCATGGCCGCTGATACCGATCTAAAAACCCTGGAAGCTGCCGCCAAGGCAGAAGGCGCTGTCAACAGCGTCGGCATGCCCGATGACTGGGCCAACTGGAAAGGCACCTGGGAAGACCTGGCCAAGACCTACGGCCTCAAGCACATTGACACCGACATGAGCTCGGCCCAGGAAATCGCCAAGTTCAAGGCTGAAAAAGACAACGCCAGTGCCGATATAGGCGACGTGGGCGCGGCGTTTGGTCCGATTGCGGTGAAGCAGGACGTCACCCAACCGTACAAACCGTCCACCTGGGCCCAGGTCCCGGATTGGGCCAAGGACAAAGACGGTCACTGGGCCCTGGCCTACACCGGCACCATCGCGTTTATCGTCAACAAGAAACTGCTGCACGGTTCTGAAGTGCCTACCAGTTGGGCTGACCTGCAGAAAGGCAAATACAAGGTTTCCATCGGTGACGTAAGCACTGCGGCGCAAGCGGCCAACGGCGTGCTGGCGGCAGCCATTGCCAATAAAGGTGACGAAAAGAACATCGCCCCTGGCCTGCAATTCTTCACCAAGATCGCCCAGCAAGGCCGTCTCTCGCTGTCCAACCCGACCATCGCCACCATGGAAAAAGGCGAAGTCGAAGTGGGTGTGGTCTGGGACTTCAACGGCCTGAGCTACAAGGCCAAGATGGCCAACCCGGATGACTACGTGGTGCTGATCCCATCGGACGGCTCGGTGAAATCCGGCTACACCACCATCATCAACAAATACGCCAAGCATCCGAACGCCGCCAAGCTGACCCGCGAATACATCTTCAGCGACGCCGGCCAACTCAACCTGGCGAAGGGCAATGCGCGTCCGATCCGCGCTGAAACCGACCTGAAACTGCCGGCCGACATCGCCAAGAACCTGATCCCGGGCGAGCAGTACACCAAGGCCAACCCGCAGCCGATCAAGGATGCCGATGCCTGGGAAGCCACGTCCAAGAAGCTGCCTCAGTTGTGGAACGAGCAAGTCATCGTAGAGATGAAGTAA
- a CDS encoding ABC transporter permease has translation MSRAEAGPASLYHRVVVWLLFAILVLPLVGTFVYSIASSWSATILPAGFTVKWYVQLWSDPRFLMAFGQSLLVCVGALVLSVVLILPLLFVVHYHFPKLDALMNILILLPFAVPPVVSSVGLLQLYGSGPFAMVGTPWILIGCYFTVALPFMYRAITNNLQAINLRDLMDASQLLGASTWQAAILVVLPNLRKGLMVALLLSFSFLFGEFVFANILVGTRYETLQVYLNNMRNSSGHFTSAVVISYFFFVLVLTWAANILNKDKSQ, from the coding sequence ATGTCTCGCGCTGAAGCCGGCCCGGCCTCCCTCTACCACCGCGTGGTGGTGTGGCTGTTATTTGCAATCCTGGTGCTGCCGTTAGTGGGCACCTTCGTCTACTCCATCGCCAGCAGTTGGTCGGCAACAATCCTGCCGGCTGGTTTCACGGTGAAATGGTACGTGCAGCTGTGGAGCGACCCGCGCTTCCTTATGGCCTTCGGGCAATCGTTGCTGGTGTGCGTCGGCGCGCTGGTGCTGTCGGTTGTGCTGATTTTGCCGCTGCTGTTCGTGGTGCATTACCACTTTCCCAAGCTCGACGCGCTGATGAACATCCTGATCCTGCTGCCCTTCGCAGTGCCGCCGGTGGTCTCGTCGGTGGGCCTGCTGCAACTGTATGGCTCCGGGCCCTTTGCGATGGTGGGCACGCCGTGGATTCTGATCGGCTGCTACTTCACCGTCGCGCTGCCGTTCATGTACCGGGCGATCACCAACAACCTGCAAGCGATCAACCTGCGCGACCTGATGGACGCCTCCCAACTGCTTGGCGCCAGCACCTGGCAGGCGGCGATCCTGGTGGTGCTGCCGAACTTGCGCAAAGGCTTGATGGTGGCACTGCTGCTGTCGTTCTCGTTCCTGTTCGGTGAGTTCGTGTTCGCCAACATCCTCGTGGGTACGCGCTACGAAACCCTGCAGGTGTACCTGAACAACATGCGCAACAGCAGCGGTCACTTCACCAGTGCCGTCGTGATTTCCTACTTCTTCTTTGTGCTGGTGCTGACCTGGGCCGCCAATATCTTGAACAAGGACAAAAGCCAATGA
- a CDS encoding ABC transporter ATP-binding protein: MSFVSVQHLQKGYAGTPVFSDINCEIAKGEFVTLLGPSGCGKSTLLRCIAGLTSVDSGKILLDGQDIVPLSPQKRHIGMVFQSYALFPNMTVEQNIAFGLRMQKVNADDSHKRVQDVLQLVELKDLAGRYPHQMSGGQCQRVALARSLVTRPRLLLLDEPLSALDARIRKHLREQIRQIQRELGLTTIFVTHDQEEALTMSDRIFLMNQGKIVQSGDAETLYTAPVDVFAAGFIGNYNLLDADKATQLLQRPINSRIAIRPEAIELSRNGELDALVRSHSLLGNVIRYRIEARGVELVVDVLNRSADDLHPDGQRLALSIDPSALCEVA; this comes from the coding sequence ATGAGCTTCGTCAGCGTCCAACACCTGCAAAAAGGCTACGCCGGCACCCCGGTGTTCAGCGATATCAACTGCGAAATCGCCAAGGGCGAATTCGTCACCCTGCTCGGCCCGTCCGGGTGCGGCAAGTCCACACTGCTGCGCTGCATCGCCGGGCTGACCTCGGTCGACAGTGGGAAAATTCTGCTGGATGGGCAAGACATCGTCCCGCTGAGCCCGCAGAAACGTCATATCGGCATGGTGTTCCAGAGCTATGCACTGTTCCCCAACATGACCGTGGAACAGAACATCGCCTTTGGCCTGCGCATGCAGAAGGTCAACGCCGACGACAGCCACAAGCGCGTGCAGGACGTGTTGCAACTGGTGGAACTCAAGGACCTCGCCGGCCGCTACCCGCATCAGATGTCCGGCGGCCAGTGCCAGCGCGTGGCCCTCGCCCGCTCCCTGGTCACCCGTCCGCGCCTGCTGTTGCTGGATGAACCGCTGTCGGCGCTGGACGCACGGATTCGCAAGCACCTGCGCGAGCAGATCCGCCAGATCCAGCGCGAGCTGGGGTTGACCACGATCTTCGTGACCCATGACCAGGAAGAAGCCCTGACCATGTCCGACCGGATCTTCCTGATGAACCAGGGCAAGATCGTGCAGAGCGGCGACGCCGAGACTCTCTACACCGCGCCGGTGGACGTGTTCGCCGCCGGGTTCATCGGCAACTACAATCTGTTGGATGCCGATAAGGCCACCCAATTGCTGCAACGCCCGATCAACAGCCGTATAGCCATTCGCCCGGAGGCCATCGAGCTGAGCCGCAACGGCGAGTTGGATGCCCTGGTGCGCAGCCACAGCCTGCTGGGCAACGTGATCCGCTACCGCATCGAAGCGCGTGGCGTGGAACTGGTGGTGGACGTACTCAACCGCTCGGCCGACGACCTGCACCCTGACGGGCAACGCCTGGCACTTTCCATCGACCCAAGCGCCCTGTGTGAAGTAGCCTGA
- a CDS encoding ABC transporter permease — protein sequence MTRGKWLALLCLVPFALFFIVFEIAPLVWVLINSLQTEEAGWGVDNFTRIFSSKFYLQAIQFSLEISFYSSVFGIIIATLGSYSLRRVDSPLRNFVTAFANMTSNFAGVPLAFAFIILLGFNGSITIMLKQAGIIQDFNLYSKTGLIILYTYFQIPLGVLLLYPAFDALREDWRESASLLGANGWQFWRHIGLPVLTPALLGTFVILLANALGAYATVYALTTGNFNVLPIRIAGLVSGDVSLDPNLASALAVVLVALMTVVTVVHQLLLKRSYHVSR from the coding sequence ATGACGCGTGGCAAATGGCTGGCGCTGCTGTGCCTGGTGCCTTTCGCGCTGTTCTTTATCGTGTTCGAAATCGCCCCGCTGGTGTGGGTGCTGATCAACAGCCTGCAAACCGAAGAGGCTGGCTGGGGCGTGGACAACTTCACGCGGATCTTCAGCTCGAAGTTCTACCTGCAAGCGATCCAGTTCAGCCTGGAGATCAGCTTCTACTCCAGCGTGTTCGGCATCATCATCGCCACCCTCGGCAGTTACTCCCTGCGCCGGGTGGACTCGCCGCTGCGCAACTTCGTCACCGCCTTTGCCAACATGACCAGCAACTTTGCCGGGGTGCCCCTGGCGTTCGCGTTCATCATTCTGCTGGGCTTCAACGGCAGCATTACGATTATGCTCAAGCAGGCGGGGATCATTCAGGACTTCAACCTGTACTCCAAGACCGGCTTGATCATCCTCTATACCTACTTCCAGATTCCCCTGGGCGTGTTGCTGCTGTACCCGGCCTTCGATGCGCTGCGCGAAGACTGGCGCGAGTCGGCATCGCTGCTGGGCGCGAACGGCTGGCAGTTCTGGCGGCATATCGGCCTGCCGGTGCTCACCCCGGCCCTGCTCGGCACCTTCGTGATCCTGCTGGCCAACGCCCTGGGGGCCTACGCCACGGTGTATGCGCTGACCACCGGCAACTTCAACGTGCTGCCGATCCGCATCGCGGGCCTGGTCTCCGGTGACGTGTCCCTCGACCCGAACCTGGCCAGCGCCCTGGCCGTGGTGCTGGTGGCGCTGATGACCGTGGTCACCGTGGTCCATCAACTGCTGCTCAAGAGGAGCTACCATGTCTCGCGCTGA